The Nitrospira sp. genome window below encodes:
- a CDS encoding transketolase C-terminal domain-containing protein, with amino-acid sequence MSEAEVKNNPGTSVAAPKVEAKKDPHAEAKRQRVVTPEYMFHEAPRTKEFITGSEAAKEAIRRSNVDLAIAYPITPQSETMQLVGVLYGEGYVKEYYRGEEEVGVMAAIAGGSRSGVRCYTATAGPGTLRGLEGIASWPGHRLPAVAMFTCRVVNAPLAIQPDNIEVSYLLNCGMIVFHAENQQDMFDFTMAGFIISEKNDVTLPVGVCCDGFFVTHARGYVRMQDRGIKLPPREAYHGAVPVLDAENPPARLSRDAPVQKSNFMAYNIHAVWQQEVWAAVERSRKYINQYMGGLVTAENVDGAEAVIIASGSACAQSREAVRICAEKGIKIGLIKVRSLRPFPTQELRKLCANAKLIVVPEFNYVGWLAKEVATAIYGFSKAKIIGGPRVYGGQSMPVELIVDEVESGLTGKKSTNVALSQVMGGAVNQEDVAHFMRSI; translated from the coding sequence ATGAGCGAAGCCGAAGTGAAAAATAATCCAGGCACCAGTGTCGCGGCTCCAAAGGTGGAAGCCAAAAAGGATCCGCATGCCGAGGCAAAGAGACAGCGGGTGGTGACGCCCGAGTATATGTTTCATGAAGCCCCGCGGACGAAAGAGTTTATTACGGGCAGTGAAGCCGCCAAGGAGGCCATTCGCCGCTCGAACGTCGATCTCGCGATCGCCTACCCCATCACGCCGCAGAGCGAAACGATGCAGCTGGTCGGCGTGCTGTACGGCGAAGGCTACGTCAAGGAGTATTACCGCGGCGAAGAAGAAGTCGGCGTCATGGCCGCTATTGCCGGCGGGTCGCGTTCCGGGGTGCGGTGCTACACGGCGACGGCTGGTCCCGGCACGTTGCGCGGTCTTGAAGGGATTGCCTCATGGCCAGGGCATCGGTTGCCCGCCGTCGCGATGTTTACCTGCCGTGTCGTGAACGCGCCTCTGGCGATTCAGCCCGATAACATCGAAGTCTCCTATCTGCTGAATTGCGGCATGATCGTGTTTCATGCTGAAAATCAGCAGGACATGTTCGACTTCACGATGGCCGGGTTTATCATCAGCGAAAAGAACGACGTCACCCTTCCTGTTGGCGTCTGCTGCGACGGGTTCTTTGTCACCCACGCACGCGGGTATGTGCGCATGCAGGATCGCGGGATTAAGCTTCCCCCTCGGGAAGCGTACCATGGCGCGGTGCCGGTGCTCGATGCGGAGAATCCTCCCGCGCGTTTGTCCCGCGATGCTCCGGTTCAAAAGTCGAACTTCATGGCGTACAACATTCACGCGGTCTGGCAGCAGGAAGTCTGGGCGGCGGTGGAGCGGTCACGCAAGTACATCAATCAATATATGGGCGGCTTGGTTACGGCCGAAAACGTCGATGGCGCCGAGGCGGTGATTATTGCCTCAGGGAGCGCTTGTGCGCAGTCGCGGGAAGCAGTTCGGATTTGCGCCGAAAAGGGCATCAAGATTGGCCTGATCAAGGTCCGGTCCCTCCGCCCGTTCCCGACGCAGGAGCTGCGGAAGCTGTGCGCCAATGCCAAGCTGATCGTCGTGCCGGAATTCAATTATGTCGGCTGGCTGGCGAAGGAAGTGGCCACGGCGATTTACGGCTTCTCCAAGGCGAAGATCATCGGCGGCCCGCGCGTCTATGGCGGTCAGTCGATGCCGGTGGAATTGATTGTGGACGAAGTCGAGTCCGGTCTGACCGGAAAGAAGTCGACCAACGTCGCCCTGTCTCAGGTGATGGGCGGCGCGGTCAATCAGGAAGACGTCGCGCATTTCATGCGCAGCATCTAA